Below is a window of Vibrio fortis DNA.
TTTAAGTAGATAAGCGTAACTCAGGTAACCACGTGAGTTACGCTTTTTATTTAAGTCTAACTCCCTTATTCCCAAAATGCTTTCCTCACCTCTTGCTGTGCTTGTGTATACGTTAACCCAATATCATTTAAAAGGTGATCAGGTAGATCAGCCAAGTGTTTTCTTGTTTTTGCATTTTGTCTAAATCGCTGAACTTTGAAATAGAATTTCTTAATCAAAGAAGTGTTTGTTGATCGCTGATCGAGTTCGACTCTAACTGTGCCTGAATTCATAACTTACTCCCTCTATACTTTTATTCTCTATGTTTATCTGCTTACATGGCTAATATTCGACCAAAGTAAGTAAACCGACAAACGATAGATATTGGCATTCAGTTAAGGAAAACTAATGTGAGCGAACGAACACCTCCCTTTCAAGGTATTTACTACTTCTATATCGCAGCCGACAAAGGCAGTTTTAAGCTAGCCGCAGAAACCTTGTTTGTTACTGCTGCTGCGGTAAGCCAGCAGATCAGGCAACTTGAGGACTGGCTCGGTGCAGAGCTCTTCATCAGACAGCACCGCAAAATTGTACTCACTCATGAAGGCGAAGTTCTGTATCTTCAAGCGAAGAAAGGCTTTGCCCACCTTCAAGATGGCGTGAGAAGAATCAACCAAGACCCTAATCCAAATCAGCTCTCGATTTCGACTGTTCCATCTTTTGCACAGCACTGGTTAGTGCCAAGAATTGGTGACTTCAGAGAAAGGCATCCTGACTTATCCATGCTGATTGAGCCAACCAACAAGCTGATCACTTTTGAGGACTCAAGTATTGATATCTGTATACGCTACGGGCACGGCGACTACCCAAATCTAGAGTCACGTTGGTTAATGGATGAGGTGTTATACCCTGTTTGTCATCCGCTTTATCAGGAAAAATATGGAATATACACAGTCGACGACCTGCACAAAGCGGAGCTGATTGAAGACCGATGGCCTGATATGGATTGGTCTATCTGGCTTAATGAAGTGGGTGTTGAAGGCGGTCATACGACATTGCAGTTTGATGGTTCTCACTTTGTACTAGAGGGAGCACTTTCTGTTCAAGGCGTTGCTTTGGTCAAGCACAGTTTAGTGTATCGATACCTGCAAGAAGGCAAGCTGGTTAGAATAGGGAATACAGCGTTAAGGCCAAAATACAATTACTTCTTATGTGCACCGCCAGGGTATTTTCATCGTGACAAAATTCAACGCTTCTCTAAATGGATAGAAACTCAAGTCAGTGAGTTTGGTAATAAAGGAAGGGAAGAGCTTACTATCGTCGAGACAGACTTCTCATTGAAATGGTCCGGAAACTCCGATGGCTAAGCTGCTATACTGACGAAAAATATCTATTGGATTTATCATGACACAA
It encodes the following:
- a CDS encoding DUF1127 domain-containing protein; this translates as MNSGTVRVELDQRSTNTSLIKKFYFKVQRFRQNAKTRKHLADLPDHLLNDIGLTYTQAQQEVRKAFWE
- a CDS encoding LysR substrate-binding domain-containing protein, whose product is MSERTPPFQGIYYFYIAADKGSFKLAAETLFVTAAAVSQQIRQLEDWLGAELFIRQHRKIVLTHEGEVLYLQAKKGFAHLQDGVRRINQDPNPNQLSISTVPSFAQHWLVPRIGDFRERHPDLSMLIEPTNKLITFEDSSIDICIRYGHGDYPNLESRWLMDEVLYPVCHPLYQEKYGIYTVDDLHKAELIEDRWPDMDWSIWLNEVGVEGGHTTLQFDGSHFVLEGALSVQGVALVKHSLVYRYLQEGKLVRIGNTALRPKYNYFLCAPPGYFHRDKIQRFSKWIETQVSEFGNKGREELTIVETDFSLKWSGNSDG